In one Limisphaera ngatamarikiensis genomic region, the following are encoded:
- a CDS encoding pyridoxine 5'-phosphate synthase, whose product MLKLGVNIDHVATLRQARYRGRDHGEPDPVEAARICEEAGAHGITCHLREDRRHIVDRDVYALRRVVRTRLNLEMANTPEIVAIALNVKPDIVCIVPERREEVTTEGGLDVVAQEPVLTETRRRMNDAGIEVSLFIAPDPRQIEAAARVGAQFVELHTGQFAEAFADPHRREVELARLIEGARMAHQLGLRVNAGHGLNYENVRALYRVPYLVELNIGHSIISRAVFTGLARAVRDMLEAMAGYPEHNPETS is encoded by the coding sequence ATGCTGAAGCTCGGCGTCAACATTGATCACGTGGCCACCTTGCGTCAGGCCCGGTATCGAGGGCGCGACCACGGCGAACCCGATCCCGTGGAGGCTGCGCGCATTTGTGAAGAGGCCGGCGCCCACGGGATCACCTGTCACCTGCGGGAAGACCGTCGGCATATCGTCGACCGGGATGTGTACGCCCTCCGACGGGTCGTTCGAACCCGGTTGAACCTCGAGATGGCCAACACACCGGAGATCGTGGCCATCGCGCTGAATGTCAAACCGGACATCGTTTGCATCGTGCCCGAACGGCGCGAGGAGGTGACCACCGAGGGCGGCCTGGACGTGGTGGCCCAGGAACCCGTCCTCACGGAGACCCGGCGCCGAATGAACGATGCGGGGATCGAGGTGAGTCTCTTCATCGCGCCGGATCCGCGTCAGATCGAGGCCGCGGCGCGCGTTGGTGCCCAGTTTGTGGAATTGCACACCGGACAGTTTGCCGAGGCATTCGCCGATCCGCACCGACGCGAGGTGGAACTGGCCCGGCTGATCGAGGGGGCCCGCATGGCCCATCAGTTGGGCTTGCGGGTGAACGCCGGCCATGGACTGAACTACGAAAACGTGCGCGCCCTTTATCGCGTGCCGTACCTGGTCGAGCTGAACATCGGCCACAGCATCATCAGCCGGGCGGTGTTCACCGGTCTGGCCCGGGCCGTGCGCGACATGCTGGAGGCGATGGCCGGCTATCCGGAGCACAACCCTGAAACCTCGTGA
- a CDS encoding HU family DNA-binding protein, with product MAKALTKSQIAATLAEKVGITKKQAALFLDELAQLAYKQAKNSFTLPGLGKLVLVHRKARKGRNPATGEIINIPAKRVVKFRVSKAAKDAILGAK from the coding sequence ATGGCAAAGGCACTCACGAAATCCCAGATCGCAGCCACCTTGGCCGAAAAGGTCGGAATCACCAAGAAGCAGGCCGCGCTGTTTTTGGATGAACTGGCTCAACTGGCCTACAAGCAGGCGAAGAATTCCTTCACGCTGCCGGGCTTGGGCAAGCTGGTGCTGGTCCACCGAAAGGCTCGCAAGGGCCGCAACCCTGCCACGGGCGAAATCATCAACATCCCGGCCAAGCGCGTGGTGAAGTTCCGGGTTTCCAAGGCAGCCAAGGACGCGATTCTGGGGGCCAAGTAA
- the acpS gene encoding holo-ACP synthase: protein MLGVGIDLIEVDRIRASQARFGDRFLRRILLPDEIDYCLAQRDPGPFLAARFAAKEAISKAFGTGIGAQLGWLDMEVRHRDSGEPFVVLHGKAVSLLERRGGTAVLLSISHTRQHATAVAVLIRE from the coding sequence ATTCTGGGCGTTGGCATTGACCTGATTGAAGTGGACCGCATCCGTGCCAGCCAGGCCCGGTTCGGCGACCGGTTTTTGCGCCGGATTCTGTTGCCCGACGAGATTGATTATTGCCTGGCGCAGCGTGATCCCGGGCCTTTCCTGGCCGCGCGCTTTGCTGCCAAGGAGGCCATCTCGAAGGCTTTCGGCACCGGCATCGGCGCGCAGTTGGGATGGCTCGACATGGAGGTGCGGCATCGCGACAGTGGCGAGCCCTTTGTGGTCCTGCATGGCAAGGCCGTTTCCCTGCTGGAGCGGCGCGGCGGCACGGCGGTGCTCCTGAGCATCAGTCACACCCGGCAACATGCCACCGCCGTGGCCGTGCTGATCCGTGAATGA
- the hisD gene encoding histidinol dehydrogenase, giving the protein MQIIRDRDPDFALRLAEACAASSLFDPEIERRTREILDAVRDRGDAALLEFTERFDGARLRADQLAVTDAERMTAALQADPALRNAVREVLRNVTAFARRSKRRNWQMRNSHGAVVGEKFDPFQRVGIYIPGGRAPLISTALMTIPLAKVAGCPEIVVCTPCNREGVIDPALLYAATVAGATEIYRVGGAQAIAAMAYGTATLRPVQKIFGPGNAYVVMAKRLLVGQVAIDLLPGPSEVLVVADDSADPRLAAADMLAQAEHGSGEERVWLVTTSGRVLRAVERELRKQVKALERREWIEKVLEKNTWLIQVRDLESAVAVANRLAPEHCEVHTRQPARVAEGIRTAGALFLGPWSPTVLGDYVAGPSHTLPTGGAGLSFAGLTVDQFQRRTSMVTYDRTALRKALPTVQEMARREGLSAHARSAELRLE; this is encoded by the coding sequence ATGCAAATCATTCGAGATCGGGACCCGGACTTTGCCCTGCGCCTGGCCGAAGCCTGCGCGGCATCCAGCCTGTTTGACCCTGAAATCGAACGGCGAACCCGCGAGATCCTCGACGCGGTTCGGGACCGCGGCGACGCTGCCCTGCTGGAATTTACCGAGCGGTTCGACGGCGCCCGGTTGAGGGCGGACCAACTGGCCGTGACCGATGCCGAGCGCATGACCGCCGCCCTCCAAGCCGATCCAGCCCTGCGCAATGCCGTGCGGGAGGTGCTCCGCAATGTCACCGCCTTTGCACGCCGTTCCAAGCGGCGCAACTGGCAAATGCGCAACTCGCATGGCGCGGTCGTCGGTGAAAAGTTTGACCCTTTCCAGCGGGTGGGCATTTACATCCCCGGGGGCAGGGCGCCACTGATCTCCACGGCCCTGATGACCATCCCCCTGGCCAAAGTGGCGGGTTGCCCCGAAATTGTGGTGTGCACCCCGTGCAATCGGGAGGGCGTGATTGATCCGGCCCTGCTGTACGCTGCCACCGTGGCGGGCGCCACCGAGATCTATCGGGTGGGCGGCGCCCAGGCCATCGCGGCCATGGCATACGGCACCGCCACCCTCCGGCCCGTCCAAAAGATCTTCGGACCGGGCAACGCCTACGTGGTCATGGCCAAGCGGTTGCTGGTCGGCCAGGTCGCCATTGACCTTCTGCCGGGCCCCAGCGAGGTGCTGGTGGTGGCGGATGATTCAGCCGATCCGCGCCTGGCCGCGGCCGACATGCTGGCCCAGGCCGAACACGGCTCGGGAGAAGAGCGGGTGTGGCTGGTGACCACTTCCGGCCGGGTTTTGCGGGCGGTGGAACGGGAACTGCGCAAACAGGTCAAGGCCCTGGAACGCCGCGAATGGATCGAAAAGGTGCTGGAAAAGAACACCTGGCTGATCCAGGTGCGGGACCTGGAGTCGGCGGTGGCGGTGGCCAACCGCCTGGCACCCGAACATTGCGAGGTGCACACCCGGCAGCCGGCCCGCGTCGCCGAGGGCATCCGCACGGCCGGGGCTCTGTTTCTCGGTCCGTGGTCACCCACGGTCCTGGGCGATTACGTGGCGGGGCCCAGTCATACGTTGCCGACGGGCGGAGCCGGACTGTCCTTTGCGGGATTGACCGTGGACCAGTTCCAGCGCCGTACCAGCATGGTCACGTATGACCGGACCGCCCTCCGCAAGGCGCTCCCCACGGTTCAGGAGATGGCCCGTCGTGAAGGCCTTTCCGCCCACGCCCGCAGTGCCGAACTGCGCCTCGAATGA
- a CDS encoding immunoglobulin domain-containing protein translates to MKRSPQYTALILAGITWLVASPMAPAQITVKVDSTKNWLGWMNVFNMDNSYAFGQAWAPADLRAAFEPARSNATRVVLRINTNTFNTDGYWNLPDGTPNKLLEANFYVDVGTQYGGQDVTFTGFVESNSLPAGWTAVAVIKEFAPGYAYLGDTRAELYEGWQFSVTRYIRPGNITQYGFLLYGPNAAPGSPEAGAGVSIVVDNEDPSITAEPQPQRVLIGSTARFSVTAVSSSPLSYQWNRDGVPLSEGGRFQGVRTATLTIVNAQPEDAGLYNVTVSSAAGSKDSQPARLRVLAPAEYANWLDNPGFELDVELPTRVPPPWFNFSGAALASTNDFYGNQWDYPVQAREGTNVVRIYNAGEWNGVFQDQPAAPGDIFTADGWFWLSSADALEGNTSLQIEVQFRAGPTPLAMWVSSPVTPDSPKDQWLFLEVTNGVPAGWTQISTENARYLVAPPGTETVRFQLTLHNQGGGTGNVYADALRLMKKERVRITARRVGNQVELSWPTQGATQYQIIATEDLGQPAWTPVGEPLEGDGSVRTVTVPLGSQPRFFMVLTL, encoded by the coding sequence ATGAAACGCAGTCCTCAATACACCGCACTCATCCTGGCGGGCATTACCTGGTTGGTCGCCAGCCCGATGGCACCCGCTCAGATCACCGTCAAGGTGGATTCCACCAAGAACTGGCTGGGCTGGATGAACGTGTTCAACATGGACAACAGCTACGCCTTCGGCCAGGCGTGGGCACCGGCAGACCTGCGGGCGGCGTTTGAACCGGCCCGCAGCAATGCCACCCGGGTGGTGTTGCGAATCAACACCAACACGTTCAACACCGACGGCTACTGGAACCTGCCGGACGGCACGCCCAACAAGCTGTTGGAAGCGAATTTTTACGTGGACGTGGGCACGCAGTACGGCGGGCAGGACGTGACCTTCACGGGCTTTGTGGAGTCGAACTCGCTCCCTGCGGGCTGGACGGCCGTGGCGGTGATCAAGGAGTTCGCCCCCGGTTACGCCTACCTCGGGGACACCCGGGCCGAGCTGTATGAGGGCTGGCAGTTTTCCGTCACGCGGTACATCCGCCCGGGCAACATTACCCAGTACGGTTTCCTCCTGTACGGGCCGAATGCCGCGCCCGGATCCCCCGAGGCCGGGGCGGGGGTGAGCATCGTGGTGGATAACGAGGATCCTTCCATCACGGCAGAACCGCAACCCCAACGGGTGCTGATCGGCAGCACGGCGCGTTTCTCGGTAACGGCGGTCAGTTCCTCGCCGCTGAGTTATCAATGGAACCGGGACGGCGTGCCGTTGAGCGAGGGCGGGCGATTCCAGGGGGTTCGCACGGCCACGCTGACCATTGTGAATGCGCAGCCGGAGGACGCGGGGCTGTACAACGTCACCGTCAGTTCCGCCGCAGGGTCGAAAGACTCCCAACCGGCCCGGCTGCGGGTGCTGGCGCCCGCCGAATATGCCAACTGGCTGGACAACCCCGGGTTTGAACTCGACGTGGAGTTGCCCACCCGGGTGCCGCCACCATGGTTCAATTTCTCGGGGGCGGCCCTGGCCAGCACCAACGATTTCTACGGAAACCAGTGGGATTACCCGGTGCAGGCCCGCGAAGGAACCAACGTGGTCCGTATCTACAACGCCGGGGAGTGGAACGGCGTGTTCCAGGATCAACCCGCCGCCCCGGGTGACATCTTCACCGCCGACGGATGGTTCTGGCTGTCGAGCGCAGATGCGCTGGAAGGAAACACCAGCCTGCAGATTGAAGTCCAGTTCCGGGCCGGTCCGACCCCCCTGGCCATGTGGGTTTCCTCTCCGGTAACACCGGATTCGCCCAAGGACCAGTGGCTGTTCCTCGAGGTCACCAACGGCGTGCCGGCGGGTTGGACGCAGATCAGCACCGAAAACGCGCGGTACCTGGTGGCGCCTCCGGGCACCGAAACAGTCCGGTTCCAACTGACGCTGCACAATCAGGGTGGTGGCACCGGCAACGTTTACGCCGACGCATTGCGCCTGATGAAGAAGGAACGGGTCCGCATCACGGCGCGGCGGGTGGGGAATCAAGTGGAACTGTCGTGGCCCACTCAGGGCGCAACGCAGTACCAGATCATTGCGACGGAGGACCTGGGTCAGCCGGCATGGACACCGGTGGGTGAACCTCTGGAGGGCGACGGCTCGGTCCGCACTGTCACCGTGCCGCTGGGGTCGCAGCCCCGATTCTTCATGGTCCTGACCCTCTGA
- a CDS encoding O-acetyl-ADP-ribose deacetylase, with protein sequence MARLELVQGDITRQEVDAIVNAANETLLGGGGVDGAIHRAAGPELLEECRKLGGCPTGQAKITRGYRLPARYVIHAVGPVWRGGGQNEDELLAGCYRNALRLAVEHGCRSVAFPAISTGAYRFPMERAARIALREICNFLAQEPRLEKVRVVLFSPDALEVYRRVLSELAGQPPGRSGEGTA encoded by the coding sequence TTGGCGCGATTGGAGTTGGTGCAGGGGGACATCACGCGCCAGGAGGTGGACGCGATTGTCAATGCGGCCAATGAGACGCTCCTGGGCGGCGGAGGTGTGGATGGAGCGATTCACCGGGCGGCCGGGCCGGAGCTCCTGGAAGAGTGTCGCAAGCTGGGCGGTTGTCCCACGGGTCAGGCCAAAATCACCCGCGGGTACCGGTTGCCGGCACGGTACGTGATCCATGCCGTGGGCCCGGTATGGCGGGGCGGCGGGCAGAACGAGGACGAACTGCTGGCGGGTTGTTACCGGAACGCGCTACGGCTGGCGGTGGAGCATGGGTGCCGATCCGTTGCATTTCCGGCCATCAGCACGGGTGCCTACCGCTTTCCGATGGAACGAGCGGCGCGGATCGCGCTGCGTGAGATCTGCAATTTTCTGGCACAGGAGCCGAGGCTGGAAAAGGTGCGGGTGGTGTTGTTCAGCCCGGACGCTTTGGAGGTGTATCGGAGGGTTCTTTCCGAGCTGGCCGGACAGCCGCCGGGACGGTCCGGAGAGGGCACGGCTTAA
- a CDS encoding 2-dehydropantoate 2-reductase, whose protein sequence is MSERGGLNRAWKVAVVGCGAVGSYYGARLWQTGAEVHFLLRSDYEVVRARGVRILSPLGDFTARPLCARDPAEIGVVDLVLIGLKTTANDQFARLLPPLVGPETAILTLQNGLGNEEALARLFKPEQVLGGLCFVCLNRIEPGVIRHIAHGLVVLGEYRRPAGPRLHALAHRWGMVGVPCRVTDDLDRAHWEKLVWNIPFNGLGVAAAAGWKALEPGYRGPVALQRRDCVTTEELLSNPVGLERVQQLMREVIAVARALGHPLEDSLVEEMISRTRAMGPYKASTLLDFEKGLPLELESLFEEPGRLARQAGIPTPHLDALCRVLRQLDQVRFEQGR, encoded by the coding sequence ATGTCGGAGCGCGGCGGACTTAATCGGGCCTGGAAAGTGGCGGTTGTGGGCTGCGGGGCCGTGGGGAGCTACTACGGGGCGCGTCTGTGGCAAACGGGTGCGGAAGTGCACTTTTTGCTGCGATCGGATTACGAGGTGGTCCGCGCCCGCGGCGTCCGAATCCTCAGCCCCCTGGGGGACTTCACAGCGCGACCGTTGTGCGCGCGGGATCCGGCCGAGATCGGCGTGGTGGACCTCGTGCTGATTGGGTTGAAAACGACCGCCAACGATCAGTTTGCGCGCTTGTTGCCCCCTCTGGTGGGACCGGAGACGGCGATCTTGACCCTGCAGAACGGCCTGGGGAATGAGGAGGCCCTGGCCCGGCTTTTCAAGCCGGAACAGGTCCTGGGCGGGCTGTGTTTCGTCTGTCTCAACCGCATCGAACCGGGCGTGATACGACACATCGCCCACGGCCTTGTCGTGCTGGGGGAATACCGCCGACCCGCAGGACCGCGCCTTCACGCCCTGGCCCACCGTTGGGGCATGGTGGGCGTGCCCTGCCGGGTGACGGATGACCTCGACCGTGCCCACTGGGAGAAGCTGGTCTGGAATATCCCGTTCAACGGGCTGGGGGTGGCGGCAGCGGCGGGATGGAAAGCATTGGAACCCGGATACCGCGGGCCGGTGGCCTTGCAGCGGCGGGATTGTGTCACCACGGAGGAGTTGCTGTCGAATCCGGTGGGGCTCGAACGCGTGCAGCAACTCATGAGGGAGGTCATCGCGGTGGCGCGCGCGCTGGGGCACCCGCTCGAGGATTCTCTGGTGGAAGAGATGATCAGCCGGACCCGGGCGATGGGCCCGTACAAGGCGTCCACGTTGCTGGATTTCGAGAAGGGCCTGCCACTGGAGCTGGAAAGCCTGTTCGAGGAACCCGGACGCCTGGCCCGGCAGGCCGGCATTCCCACCCCCCACCTGGATGCGCTGTGCCGTGTGCTCCGGCAACTGGATCAGGTGCGGTTCGAGCAGGGTCGGTGA
- a CDS encoding TonB-dependent receptor domain-containing protein, which produces MNGDGEATGTLPPQPLRRSRAWLLRRARAFLCATLGVGLAGGWARGQAAPPAVTLPPVVVMGRAEDLVGTADAASVGYVGAAQLELRPKLRPGEVLETVPGLIATQHSGAGKANQYYLRGFNLDHGTDFAVNLEGIPLNLPTHAHGQGYLDMNPVIPELIESMEFRKGPYYAELGDFSSAGAAEIRYSRRLPGAMARVEAGSFNYWRGLWADSMAVGSGHLLYAMEGLYNDGPWTEAEHFRRGNAVVRWSDQREGTQWSVMATAYAGDWDATDQIPARAVGPEFSVWNSMDPTTGGESQRLNLVAGWQRDGFQSRTRASLFASYYKLDLFSNFTYFLDHPDLGDQFEQVDQRRILGGKIEHTRLWSDTELGLGLDVRADWIRNGLHRTQARTRWDTVRTDRVNQLMVGTYTHVRHQWSDWFRSYAGLRMDSAWYDVHSDRPENSGSESDALLSPKAGLVFGPWARTEFYLNAGFGFHSNDGRGATTRVDPVTGEPVQRVDPLVPTKGAELGVRTTWIPGLQSSVSFWWLDIDSELLFLGDAGTTEASRPSRRYGVEWANYYVMTSWLVWDLDVAWSHARFRDGDPAGDHIPGAPEWVLAAGVTVPRMGPFYGSVRFRYFGPRPLTEDGSVRSDGTALVNVEVGWRINPRWNLALQCFNLLDRRDHDIDYYYVSRLPGEPAEGVADVHFHPMEPLAIRVVLTGRF; this is translated from the coding sequence GTGAACGGGGACGGTGAAGCGACCGGTACCCTTCCACCTCAACCCTTGCGCAGGAGCCGGGCCTGGCTTCTCCGTCGCGCCCGGGCGTTCTTGTGCGCCACTCTGGGTGTCGGCCTGGCCGGTGGATGGGCGCGGGGCCAGGCCGCGCCGCCCGCGGTCACATTGCCGCCGGTGGTGGTCATGGGTCGGGCGGAAGACCTGGTGGGCACGGCCGATGCCGCGAGTGTGGGTTATGTGGGTGCTGCGCAGCTGGAGTTGCGGCCCAAGCTGCGGCCCGGCGAGGTGCTCGAGACGGTCCCGGGGCTGATCGCCACCCAGCACAGTGGTGCGGGCAAGGCCAATCAGTATTATCTGCGCGGATTCAACCTGGACCATGGCACGGACTTCGCCGTGAACCTGGAGGGTATCCCGTTGAACCTGCCCACTCATGCGCATGGCCAGGGCTATCTGGACATGAACCCCGTTATCCCCGAGCTGATCGAGTCCATGGAGTTCCGGAAAGGGCCGTATTATGCGGAGCTGGGCGATTTTTCCTCGGCTGGTGCCGCGGAGATCCGGTATTCTCGGCGGTTACCCGGGGCGATGGCGCGTGTGGAGGCCGGCAGCTTCAATTATTGGCGGGGGCTGTGGGCCGATTCGATGGCCGTGGGTTCCGGGCACTTGTTGTACGCCATGGAAGGCCTGTACAACGACGGGCCCTGGACGGAGGCGGAACATTTTCGCAGGGGCAACGCCGTGGTGCGGTGGTCGGATCAGAGGGAGGGCACCCAATGGAGTGTGATGGCCACGGCATATGCCGGCGATTGGGATGCCACGGATCAGATCCCGGCCCGGGCCGTAGGACCCGAATTCAGTGTTTGGAATTCCATGGATCCGACCACCGGCGGGGAATCGCAACGGTTGAATCTGGTGGCCGGCTGGCAGAGGGACGGGTTCCAGAGTCGCACGCGGGCCAGCCTGTTTGCCTCCTACTACAAACTCGACCTGTTTTCGAACTTCACCTATTTCCTGGACCATCCGGACCTGGGGGATCAGTTTGAGCAGGTCGACCAGCGCCGGATCCTGGGAGGAAAGATCGAACATACCCGGCTGTGGTCCGACACGGAACTGGGCTTGGGTCTGGATGTCAGGGCCGACTGGATTCGGAACGGATTGCATCGGACCCAAGCCCGAACGCGCTGGGACACCGTGCGCACGGACCGGGTGAATCAACTGATGGTGGGCACGTATACCCATGTCCGTCACCAGTGGTCTGACTGGTTTCGCAGTTATGCCGGACTGCGCATGGACTCCGCATGGTATGATGTGCACAGTGACAGGCCTGAAAACAGTGGGTCCGAGTCGGATGCTCTTCTGAGTCCGAAAGCGGGGCTGGTGTTTGGCCCTTGGGCACGCACGGAGTTTTATCTTAACGCGGGGTTCGGCTTTCACAGTAATGACGGCCGGGGCGCGACCACCCGGGTGGATCCCGTCACGGGCGAGCCCGTGCAACGGGTCGATCCGCTCGTGCCCACCAAGGGAGCCGAACTGGGTGTGCGAACGACCTGGATCCCAGGGCTCCAAAGTTCGGTATCCTTCTGGTGGCTGGATATTGACAGTGAGTTGTTGTTCCTGGGAGATGCCGGGACCACCGAGGCCAGCCGGCCGAGCCGGCGTTATGGAGTTGAATGGGCGAACTATTACGTCATGACTTCCTGGCTGGTGTGGGACCTGGACGTGGCATGGTCGCACGCCCGGTTCCGGGATGGCGATCCCGCGGGGGATCACATTCCGGGGGCACCCGAATGGGTACTCGCAGCAGGTGTGACGGTTCCCCGGATGGGCCCGTTCTACGGCAGTGTGCGGTTCCGATACTTTGGTCCCCGACCGCTGACGGAGGATGGCTCGGTGCGCTCGGATGGCACGGCTCTGGTCAATGTGGAGGTGGGCTGGCGAATCAACCCACGCTGGAATCTGGCCCTGCAGTGCTTCAACCTTCTCGACCGCCGGGATCATGACATCGATTACTATTACGTCTCGCGCCTGCCGGGTGAACCGGCGGAAGGGGTCGCGGACGTTCACTTTCATCCGATGGAGCCTCTTGCCATCCGGGTGGTATTGACGGGCCGATTCTGA
- a CDS encoding alpha/beta hydrolase fold domain-containing protein — protein MKPRSVLRIAFRVATTCAALLTCISGLLWLYFHPPVQLQRGVPYGSRNGHTLTLDVARPAHPNGCGVLLMMSGGWQSRPGSFRPWLVAPLLRRGYTVFAVYHVPQPEATVMEIVEDVRHALQHVYEHAAEYGVDPRRLGVTGGSSGGHLALMLACSPEGNAEAASTRAGHATPTIAAAAVFFPVTDLLNLGDSTENPGDGGPPRSFVRAFGPQATNLTVWRGIGRSVSPIYHVHPGMPPVLIIHGDADTLVPLDQSLRFQQEATRLGATVKVIVRHGAGHGWWTLPWDIRRFADWFDQYLLRPAPRHATAP, from the coding sequence ATGAAACCTCGCAGTGTTCTCAGAATCGCGTTCCGGGTCGCAACCACCTGTGCCGCCCTGTTGACGTGCATTTCGGGTCTCCTGTGGCTCTATTTCCACCCTCCGGTGCAGCTGCAGCGCGGTGTCCCGTACGGCTCCCGCAACGGCCATACGCTCACCCTCGACGTCGCCCGCCCGGCGCATCCCAACGGCTGCGGCGTGCTCCTGATGATGAGCGGTGGCTGGCAATCCCGGCCGGGCAGCTTCCGTCCCTGGCTGGTCGCACCCCTGCTGCGGCGCGGATACACCGTGTTCGCCGTGTACCACGTGCCCCAGCCGGAAGCCACGGTGATGGAGATCGTCGAAGATGTCCGGCATGCACTGCAGCACGTGTATGAACACGCTGCCGAATACGGCGTAGACCCCCGCCGCCTGGGCGTAACCGGCGGTAGTTCCGGTGGACACCTGGCGTTGATGCTCGCCTGCAGTCCGGAAGGCAACGCCGAAGCCGCATCAACCCGGGCCGGGCACGCAACGCCCACCATTGCCGCCGCGGCGGTTTTCTTTCCGGTCACCGACCTGCTCAACCTGGGCGATTCCACGGAGAACCCCGGCGACGGCGGGCCGCCCAGGAGTTTCGTGCGCGCTTTCGGCCCGCAGGCCACCAACCTGACCGTCTGGCGCGGGATCGGACGCAGCGTCTCACCCATCTACCACGTTCACCCCGGCATGCCCCCGGTGCTCATCATTCACGGCGACGCCGACACCCTGGTGCCCCTGGATCAGTCCCTGCGCTTCCAACAGGAGGCAACCCGGCTCGGAGCCACGGTGAAGGTCATCGTCCGGCACGGCGCCGGTCACGGCTGGTGGACCCTCCCATGGGACATCCGCCGGTTTGCCGATTGGTTTGATCAGTACCTCCTGCGCCCGGCGCCCCGGCACGCAACCGCCCCTTAA
- a CDS encoding family 16 glycosylhydrolase, producing the protein MHRAGRSARRLLRWAAAGLLALLWIGPGNKDLWAQTKPGWRLVWADEFDGPPGSRPDPAWWTYDLGGGGWGNNELQTYTDRTNNCRIENGCLVIEAHRETYTGTDGTRRNYTSARLKTQGRLSWQYGRIEARIRLPRGQGLWPAFWMLGTNFPVVGWPACGEIDIMENIGREPDTVHGTIHGPGYSGANGISGRYVLPGGGALADDFHVYGVEWDPGRIRWFVDNTLFFSVTPASLPSGRSWVFDQPFFLILNVAVGGNWPGSPDETTVFPQAMLVDYVRVYQREDPARAGCGGDVLWNGGFEEGRLTGWVATSGNISVVGPSPEAHVGAYALRLTASAGGAFATEGAFQEFAVTSGRRFRIAGWVMTPTQGGLTSGQRTWLEAQFGDAAGSVLAVYRSAFLDAGATNGRWMRLEVTNRVDPLSGAVTAVEEEPEAPTGAESLRIRVVLTRPAAGTGGVLWDNLECVPQPAPPVPVTATLRAGELVLRFPACTGARYAILGSADLGSRAWRLEQFAFGQGAWSEVTLPRLDDRRFFTVQRW; encoded by the coding sequence ATGCACAGGGCGGGCAGGTCTGCGCGACGACTCCTGCGGTGGGCTGCCGCGGGCCTGCTCGCCCTGCTTTGGATCGGGCCCGGCAACAAAGATCTGTGGGCCCAGACAAAGCCCGGTTGGCGACTGGTCTGGGCGGACGAGTTTGACGGCCCCCCGGGAAGCCGACCGGATCCGGCCTGGTGGACGTACGACCTGGGCGGCGGAGGCTGGGGCAACAACGAACTGCAAACCTACACGGATCGCACGAACAATTGCCGGATCGAAAACGGTTGCCTCGTGATCGAGGCGCATCGGGAGACGTACACGGGCACGGACGGTACTCGGCGGAACTACACCTCGGCCCGCTTGAAGACGCAGGGGCGGCTGTCCTGGCAATACGGGCGCATCGAGGCCCGAATCCGGTTGCCGCGGGGTCAGGGTTTGTGGCCCGCGTTCTGGATGCTGGGGACCAACTTTCCCGTCGTGGGTTGGCCGGCCTGCGGCGAGATTGACATCATGGAGAACATCGGCCGGGAACCGGACACGGTACATGGAACCATCCACGGGCCGGGTTACTCGGGCGCAAACGGAATCAGTGGCCGGTACGTCCTGCCCGGCGGTGGCGCACTGGCGGACGATTTTCATGTGTACGGTGTGGAATGGGACCCGGGACGGATCCGCTGGTTCGTGGACAACACGCTGTTTTTCAGTGTGACGCCGGCCTCGTTGCCATCGGGGCGATCCTGGGTGTTCGACCAGCCGTTCTTCCTCATCCTGAACGTGGCGGTGGGCGGCAACTGGCCGGGCAGTCCCGACGAAACCACCGTGTTCCCCCAAGCCATGCTGGTGGACTACGTACGGGTCTACCAACGGGAGGATCCGGCTCGGGCCGGCTGCGGCGGTGACGTGCTCTGGAACGGCGGGTTCGAGGAGGGTCGTCTCACCGGTTGGGTGGCCACGAGCGGAAACATTTCCGTGGTGGGGCCGTCCCCCGAGGCCCATGTGGGCGCGTATGCCCTCCGTTTGACGGCGTCCGCCGGGGGCGCGTTTGCGACCGAAGGGGCTTTTCAGGAGTTCGCCGTGACATCGGGCCGGCGGTTCCGGATTGCCGGCTGGGTGATGACCCCGACCCAGGGCGGCCTCACGTCGGGGCAACGGACATGGTTGGAGGCGCAGTTTGGAGACGCCGCCGGCAGTGTGCTGGCGGTTTACCGTTCGGCGTTCCTCGATGCCGGCGCCACCAACGGCCGTTGGATGCGACTGGAGGTGACGAACCGGGTGGACCCTTTGTCCGGCGCGGTCACGGCCGTGGAGGAAGAACCGGAGGCGCCGACAGGGGCTGAAAGCCTGAGGATTCGAGTGGTTCTGACCCGCCCCGCGGCAGGCACCGGTGGCGTGCTATGGGACAACCTGGAATGCGTACCCCAGCCGGCGCCACCGGTACCCGTCACGGCAACGTTGCGGGCAGGGGAGCTGGTCTTGCGCTTTCCGGCCTGCACCGGGGCCCGCTACGCGATCCTGGGCTCTGCGGACCTTGGCTCCCGCGCATGGAGATTGGAACAATTCGCGTTCGGTCAGGGGGCCTGGTCGGAGGTTACATTGCCCAGGCTGGACGACCGGAGATTCTTCACGGTCCAACGCTGGTAG